One Candidatus Zymogenus saltonus genomic region harbors:
- a CDS encoding isoprenylcysteine carboxylmethyltransferase family protein has product MPKNRNINHGNYGEIGYFKIALLTIFAILLTFCLVFLSAGRITYWQGWAFCGIILLITVFQIALFSDEIDLAKERLKPGPGVKWWDKIFYALFKPAFLAVIILACLDAGRYVWSPRLPLIVYTISYPLFLLSIFMLIWAMKTNKFFSSMVRIQSDRGHFVVTDGPYRYVRHPGYTGGILMAVTTPLILGSLWGLIPAGAVVILIIARTVLEDRTLKKELSGYAEYAKKVRYKVFAGIW; this is encoded by the coding sequence ATGCCGAAAAACCGAAATATCAATCATGGCAATTATGGCGAGATTGGTTATTTTAAGATCGCGCTGCTCACCATCTTCGCCATTCTCCTGACCTTCTGCCTCGTCTTCCTCTCCGCCGGGAGAATAACCTACTGGCAGGGGTGGGCCTTCTGCGGCATTATCCTTCTGATCACCGTTTTTCAGATCGCCCTCTTTTCCGACGAAATCGATCTGGCAAAAGAGAGGCTCAAGCCCGGGCCGGGAGTGAAGTGGTGGGACAAGATATTTTATGCCCTCTTTAAGCCCGCCTTTCTCGCCGTTATAATCCTTGCGTGCCTCGACGCCGGGCGCTACGTCTGGTCGCCAAGGCTCCCCCTGATAGTCTATACAATAAGCTACCCCCTCTTTCTCCTCTCGATCTTCATGCTGATCTGGGCGATGAAGACGAACAAGTTCTTCTCCAGCATGGTCAGGATACAGAGCGACCGGGGGCATTTCGTGGTAACGGACGGCCCATACCGCTACGTCAGACACCCCGGCTACACCGGCGGGATATTGATGGCGGTCACCACCCCCCTTATCCTCGGCTCCCTCTGGGGACTGATTCCCGCCGGGGCGGTCGTGATTCTCATCATCGCGCGAACGGTACTTGAGGACAGAACCCTAAAAAAAGAATTGTCAGGTTATGCCGAGTATGCTAAAAAAGTAAGATATAAGGTTTTTGCCGGAATATGGTAG
- a CDS encoding AzlC family ABC transporter permease — protein sequence MGAFNRKNFFRGIVDSLPIVISIFPFGIVFGVLAIKSGFTIYEACFSSVVVFAGAAQFCSLPLFAAGVSPWAIIGTTFIINLRHLIMSASISRRIKEEELLPRAAASYLLIDESFAVTSAWWDSGKRESARDFLIGSGLAAWTSWNIATILGALFGNVLGDPKRLGLDFAIVAGFIGLLVPLVKGRVEVLVLLYAIIVSVLSYIFIPGNWYILVATVLGSLVGAVFSRDEDVD from the coding sequence ATGGGAGCCTTTAACAGAAAGAATTTTTTCAGGGGCATCGTAGATTCCCTCCCGATAGTCATATCGATATTTCCCTTCGGCATTGTCTTCGGCGTTTTGGCGATAAAGTCGGGATTCACGATATACGAGGCGTGCTTTTCCAGCGTTGTGGTCTTTGCCGGGGCCGCCCAGTTCTGCTCCCTTCCCCTGTTTGCGGCGGGGGTTAGCCCCTGGGCGATCATCGGGACCACGTTCATCATCAACCTCAGGCATCTCATCATGAGCGCCTCCATCTCCAGAAGGATAAAGGAGGAGGAGCTGCTCCCCAGGGCGGCGGCTTCGTACTTACTGATCGACGAGTCTTTCGCCGTGACCTCGGCTTGGTGGGACTCCGGCAAGAGGGAGTCCGCCCGGGACTTCCTTATCGGGTCGGGGCTTGCCGCCTGGACGTCCTGGAACATCGCGACGATCCTGGGGGCGTTATTCGGGAACGTCCTGGGCGATCCGAAGAGACTGGGACTCGATTTCGCCATTGTCGCGGGATTTATCGGGCTTCTGGTGCCGCTGGTGAAGGGGAGGGTAGAGGTTCTGGTCCTTCTCTACGCGATAATCGTTTCGGTACTGTCATATATTTTCATCCCGGGTAACTGGTACATTCTGGTCGCCACCGTCCTTGGGAGCCTTGTCGGGGCCGTTTTCTCGCGGGACGAGGATGTCGACTGA
- a CDS encoding AzlC family ABC transporter permease codes for MSTEKGGLRMGAFNKKKMVKGAVDSLPIVISVLPFGIIYGVLAIKSGLTIFEASFSSLVVSAGAAQFCSLPLFATGASPWAIIGTTFIINLRHLILGASMSRKIKEEEMLPRALAAYCLFDESFAVTSAWYDSGNRESVRDYLIGSGLAGWASWNVSTVMGAVFGNILGDPKRLGLDFAIVAGFVGLLVPMVKGRVELLVLLFAAVASVLSYLFIPGSWYILIAALTASGVGAVFSRDGDGE; via the coding sequence ATGTCGACTGAAAAAGGTGGTTTAAGGATGGGAGCCTTCAACAAAAAGAAGATGGTCAAGGGCGCCGTGGATTCGCTCCCGATAGTTATTTCGGTATTGCCCTTCGGGATTATCTACGGCGTTCTGGCGATAAAGTCGGGGCTGACGATATTCGAGGCGTCCTTTTCGAGCCTGGTCGTCTCCGCCGGGGCGGCCCAGTTCTGCTCCCTCCCTTTATTTGCGACGGGGGCTAGTCCCTGGGCGATCATCGGGACGACCTTCATAATCAACCTCAGGCACCTCATATTGGGCGCCTCCATGTCACGAAAGATAAAGGAGGAGGAGATGCTCCCCAGGGCCTTGGCGGCGTACTGCCTCTTTGACGAGTCGTTCGCCGTGACCTCGGCCTGGTACGACTCCGGAAACAGGGAGTCCGTCCGGGATTACCTTATCGGGTCGGGGCTGGCGGGATGGGCGTCCTGGAATGTTTCAACGGTTATGGGGGCCGTATTCGGAAACATCCTCGGCGACCCGAAGAGACTGGGGCTAGACTTCGCCATCGTTGCGGGCTTTGTCGGGCTCCTTGTGCCGATGGTGAAGGGGAGGGTGGAGCTTCTCGTGCTACTTTTTGCGGCAGTAGCATCGGTCCTGTCATATCTCTTCATTCCGGGGAGCTGGTACATCCTGATCGCGGCCCTCACTGCGAGCGGGGTCGGCGCCGTCTTTTCGCGGGACGGGGATGGGGAGTAA
- a CDS encoding AzlD domain-containing protein produces the protein MSHVSNLLTMVGMGIVTYLTRAFFLVGKKDEGMPKFVVRALKFVPVAVLSAIVAPMVVAPEGRLALTYDSPYLIAGILTFLVAYISKNLIITVFSGIALILIVKFIIG, from the coding sequence TTGAGCCACGTATCAAACCTGCTTACAATGGTCGGAATGGGGATAGTCACCTATCTCACCAGGGCGTTCTTCCTCGTCGGGAAAAAAGACGAGGGGATGCCGAAGTTCGTCGTCAGGGCGCTGAAGTTTGTGCCGGTGGCCGTACTTAGCGCAATCGTCGCCCCGATGGTGGTCGCCCCGGAGGGAAGGCTCGCCCTGACCTACGACAGCCCCTACCTCATTGCGGGCATCTTGACATTTCTTGTGGCTTACATCTCGAAAAACCTTATAATCACCGTCTTCAGCGGCATAGCGTTGATCCTGATCGTTAAGTTCATCATAGGATGA
- a CDS encoding CPBP family intramembrane metalloprotease: MEKSEKKFVPAALYLTAAVVGLLFPTHMVEGWIFLSIPAVFLALITLFFYRRHISLFGPTLFFLVAYITRTLPFYTLGLMFAFPIALYLITIRFFKSLWRDESPPSFGEVGEINKTSIVYGLVVIAVSSSALILWYWLFDPDIEVFTQYFPDVELLKLLVGGVVFAFVNSIVEEVVYRGILWNGLEEIFGSVHAVIAVQAVIFGVIHYWGIPNGILGAVMATVYGLFMGIIRNRAGGLLMPILVHTFADMTIFLILLNIVGRI, translated from the coding sequence ATGGAAAAATCGGAAAAGAAATTTGTCCCGGCCGCTCTGTATTTGACGGCGGCGGTCGTCGGCCTCCTCTTCCCCACACACATGGTCGAGGGATGGATTTTTCTTTCAATCCCGGCCGTTTTCCTCGCCCTTATAACGCTCTTTTTTTACAGAAGACACATATCCCTCTTCGGTCCCACCCTTTTCTTCCTCGTGGCCTACATCACGAGAACCCTCCCCTTTTACACGCTGGGATTGATGTTCGCATTTCCCATAGCCCTCTACCTGATCACGATTCGGTTTTTTAAATCTCTCTGGAGAGATGAATCGCCCCCCTCTTTTGGGGAGGTCGGTGAGATAAACAAGACCTCGATTGTTTATGGACTTGTCGTTATCGCGGTCAGCTCATCCGCCCTGATCCTCTGGTATTGGCTTTTCGATCCCGACATCGAGGTCTTCACGCAATATTTTCCGGACGTGGAATTATTGAAGCTCCTCGTCGGGGGGGTCGTCTTTGCCTTCGTGAACTCCATAGTGGAGGAGGTCGTCTACCGGGGGATACTGTGGAATGGCCTTGAGGAAATTTTCGGGAGCGTCCATGCGGTGATCGCGGTCCAGGCGGTTATCTTCGGCGTCATCCACTACTGGGGTATACCCAACGGGATTTTGGGCGCCGTCATGGCGACCGTCTACGGCCTCTTTATGGGCATCATACGAAACCGCGCCGGTGGTCTCTTGATGCCGATACTCGTCCACACCTTCGCCGACATGACGATCTTTCTGATCCTCCTCAACATCGTCGGCAGGATTTAG
- a CDS encoding GNAT family N-acetyltransferase has protein sequence MEPSFIIRPASKEDAKGICNVHHSAVRALSGGPYDKDTLNAWHDAMTVEKAAEAVEKPDMLAFVAKEGGEGGAVIGFALLQKGLVNAIYVHPRFQGKGVGSGLLAVLEGEAVSSGVGSLTLNVSLNARQFYEGHGFRVVREDVTPLNEEVSIACLVMEKELEVEQTLTETVIRRMTMADLGAVTWIYNEAVCTTTATFDTEPRSLKDQEEWFLGHGPKHPVLVSEVGERVVGWASLSKWSDRGAYAGTAELSVYVEGRHRGKGVGRRLVTAVVEEGKKAGLHTLIARIATGNDRSIGLFKSLGFEEVGTLREVGHKFGSYHGVIYMQMIFDFFRPD, from the coding sequence TTGGAACCGAGCTTTATCATCCGGCCCGCATCGAAAGAGGATGCAAAGGGAATCTGCAACGTCCACCACAGCGCCGTAAGGGCGCTCTCCGGCGGGCCTTACGACAAGGATACCCTTAACGCCTGGCACGACGCGATGACGGTCGAGAAGGCCGCGGAGGCTGTGGAGAAGCCGGACATGCTCGCGTTCGTTGCGAAGGAAGGGGGTGAAGGGGGCGCGGTCATCGGCTTTGCTCTCTTGCAGAAGGGGCTGGTCAACGCGATCTACGTCCACCCCCGCTTTCAGGGGAAGGGAGTCGGGTCGGGCCTCCTTGCCGTACTCGAAGGGGAGGCGGTCTCTTCGGGGGTAGGCTCTCTAACGCTCAACGTCTCCTTGAACGCCCGCCAGTTCTACGAGGGACACGGATTTCGCGTTGTCAGGGAGGACGTGACCCCGCTAAACGAAGAGGTAAGCATTGCGTGTCTCGTAATGGAAAAGGAGCTGGAGGTTGAGCAAACGTTGACGGAAACCGTGATAAGGAGAATGACAATGGCCGACCTCGGTGCCGTAACCTGGATCTACAACGAGGCGGTTTGCACGACCACCGCCACGTTCGACACGGAGCCCAGGTCTCTAAAAGACCAGGAGGAGTGGTTTCTGGGGCACGGCCCTAAGCACCCCGTCCTCGTATCGGAGGTAGGGGAGAGAGTCGTCGGCTGGGCCTCCCTATCAAAATGGTCCGACAGGGGCGCGTACGCGGGAACGGCGGAACTCTCCGTCTACGTCGAAGGTCGGCACAGGGGAAAAGGCGTAGGAAGGAGGCTCGTCACGGCGGTCGTCGAGGAGGGAAAGAAAGCTGGCCTCCACACCCTGATAGCGAGGATCGCCACCGGAAACGACCGAAGCATAGGCCTCTTCAAATCCCTCGGCTTTGAGGAGGTCGGCACGTTGAGGGAGGTGGGGCACAAGTTCGGGAGCTACCATGGCGTGATATATATGCAGATGATATTTGATTTCTTTCGTCCGGATTAA
- a CDS encoding acyl-CoA dehydrogenase family protein — translation MDYSLSKEQLALQESFRKFCEKEIRPNADLLDKADHDKGVEILKGNFKKLAQFGYTGLFHEEKYGGTARNLLTQSIAQEELARVCASTYLSIGGSVGLCGIPIALFGTDKQKEKYLPKLISTEMIGCFGLTEPDAGSDAISVKTTAVKKGDKWVLNGTKMFITNGPIADIAVVMAKTDKDGHKGRDVSSFIVEKGTKGFSAGKPLDKMGYRGSPTSELIFEDCEIPAENLLGVENEGFIQAMQTLEYGRVGMAMVALGIAVACMEESIKYSKERQQFGKPIGKFQMVGFKLADMKTLIDVSRLLIYKAAWLKDNKNPSAATMASIAKLVASEASTNISSWAVQIHGGYGYTKEYLVERLYRDAKLGEIGEGTSEIQRVLISRDVLAKY, via the coding sequence ATGGACTACTCACTTTCAAAGGAACAATTGGCGCTTCAGGAATCTTTCAGGAAGTTCTGTGAAAAAGAAATAAGGCCCAATGCGGATTTATTGGACAAGGCCGACCACGACAAGGGCGTGGAGATACTCAAGGGAAATTTCAAGAAGCTCGCCCAGTTCGGATACACCGGCCTCTTTCACGAAGAGAAGTACGGCGGCACGGCGAGGAACCTCCTCACCCAGTCGATAGCCCAGGAGGAGCTCGCAAGGGTGTGCGCCTCCACCTACCTTTCAATCGGCGGGAGCGTTGGACTCTGCGGCATCCCAATCGCCCTTTTCGGCACCGACAAGCAGAAGGAAAAGTACCTCCCGAAGCTCATCTCCACCGAGATGATAGGGTGTTTCGGGCTCACCGAGCCGGACGCGGGATCGGACGCCATCAGCGTCAAGACGACCGCCGTCAAGAAGGGGGATAAGTGGGTCTTAAACGGGACGAAGATGTTCATCACCAACGGCCCCATTGCGGACATCGCCGTCGTCATGGCCAAGACCGACAAGGACGGCCACAAGGGGAGAGACGTGAGCTCCTTCATAGTGGAGAAGGGGACAAAGGGGTTTTCCGCCGGAAAGCCCCTGGACAAGATGGGCTACCGCGGCTCCCCGACCTCCGAGCTGATCTTCGAGGACTGCGAGATCCCGGCCGAGAACCTCCTCGGGGTTGAGAACGAGGGCTTCATACAGGCGATGCAGACCCTCGAGTACGGCCGGGTCGGGATGGCGATGGTGGCGCTGGGAATCGCCGTGGCCTGCATGGAGGAGTCGATAAAATACTCCAAGGAGCGTCAGCAGTTCGGAAAGCCGATCGGCAAGTTCCAGATGGTCGGATTCAAGCTCGCGGACATGAAGACGCTGATAGACGTCTCGCGCCTCCTCATCTACAAGGCCGCGTGGCTGAAGGACAACAAGAACCCATCCGCCGCAACCATGGCCTCCATCGCAAAGCTTGTGGCATCAGAGGCCTCCACCAACATATCCAGCTGGGCGGTTCAGATCCACGGCGGCTATGGCTACACCAAGGAGTATCTTGTGGAGAGGCTTTACAGGGACGCAAAGCTGGGTGAGATCGGCGAGGGGACCTCCGAGATCCAAAGGGTATTGATCTCCAGGGACGTCCTTGCGAAGTATTAA
- a CDS encoding acyl-CoA dehydrogenase family protein — translation MDFTFTDEQLAFRDQVLKFSQNEIAPYAEEYDEKGEFCWEAWKKMGEFGLLGLHFPEEYGGAGSDVVTACLASEAMAEGGADGGLTLSWGAHTYLSADTILQHGTKEQKDRYLPKMVTGEWVGCMGLTEPNAGSDAASIATTAVKKGDRWVLNGTKMFITNGPIADVCVVYASTDKEKRHMGMSGFIVEKGTKGFGVSKTLKKMGVKTSTTAELFFDDCEIPEENLLGTLNNGFPMALQTLEWDRSALLAPFVGGMEYILKESARYAKERVQFGRPIAKFQAIQKKLADIKCFVEAARLLVYKVAWNKDQGMALNHMEAAVAKLYIGDYGMAAMSDAVQIHGGYGYMHEYPVERAFRDTKLAQIGGGTSEIQKMIISRLLMS, via the coding sequence ATGGATTTCACCTTTACGGATGAACAGCTTGCTTTCAGAGATCAGGTGCTTAAGTTTTCCCAGAACGAGATCGCCCCGTATGCGGAGGAGTACGACGAGAAGGGCGAGTTCTGCTGGGAGGCGTGGAAGAAGATGGGGGAGTTCGGGCTGCTGGGGCTCCACTTCCCGGAGGAGTACGGCGGCGCGGGATCGGACGTAGTGACTGCGTGCCTCGCCTCGGAGGCGATGGCGGAGGGGGGCGCGGACGGCGGCCTTACCCTCTCCTGGGGCGCCCATACGTACCTTTCCGCCGATACTATTCTCCAGCACGGAACCAAGGAGCAGAAGGACAGGTATCTCCCGAAGATGGTGACCGGCGAGTGGGTCGGCTGCATGGGGCTCACCGAGCCGAACGCTGGGTCTGACGCCGCATCGATAGCGACCACCGCGGTCAAGAAGGGCGACCGCTGGGTCTTGAACGGGACAAAGATGTTCATCACAAACGGCCCCATTGCGGACGTCTGCGTGGTCTATGCCTCCACCGACAAGGAAAAGAGACACATGGGGATGTCCGGCTTTATCGTGGAGAAAGGGACAAAGGGATTCGGCGTAAGCAAGACGTTGAAGAAGATGGGGGTCAAGACGTCCACCACGGCCGAGCTATTTTTTGACGACTGCGAGATACCGGAGGAAAACCTCCTGGGGACCTTAAACAACGGCTTTCCTATGGCCCTCCAAACCCTCGAGTGGGACAGATCCGCGCTTCTGGCCCCCTTCGTCGGCGGAATGGAGTATATCCTGAAGGAGAGCGCCCGCTACGCAAAGGAGAGGGTGCAGTTCGGCCGCCCCATCGCCAAGTTCCAGGCTATCCAGAAGAAGCTCGCCGACATAAAGTGTTTTGTCGAGGCGGCAAGGCTCCTCGTCTACAAGGTGGCGTGGAACAAGGACCAGGGAATGGCCCTGAACCACATGGAGGCGGCGGTGGCCAAACTCTACATCGGCGACTACGGAATGGCGGCGATGTCGGACGCCGTCCAGATCCACGGCGGTTACGGCTACATGCACGAATACCCGGTGGAGCGCGCCTTCAGGGACACCAAGCTCGCCCAGATCGGCGGCGGCACATCGGAGATTCAGAAGATGATCATCTCAAGACTCCTCATGTCATAG
- a CDS encoding TetR/AcrR family transcriptional regulator, which produces MPKKTVKANNNNEDSTDKTTVILDAAIKVFADKGYFGARVSDIANEAGIAYGLVYHYFDSKEDLLLSIFETRWENFLSAIKRVIETEDDPREMVRGLISFLFHSYKNNPRMIEVMIIDVVKASRFFSGENVRHFKDAFDLITKIVEIGQSRGKFNADIDPTLAAYAIYGSVERIMLKWIVDGVRSITAEDAKRATDMLTATLLNGLSVCPAEK; this is translated from the coding sequence TTGCCTAAAAAAACCGTAAAAGCAAACAACAACAACGAGGACTCGACGGACAAGACGACGGTCATCCTGGATGCCGCCATAAAGGTCTTCGCGGACAAGGGGTACTTCGGCGCCCGGGTCTCCGATATCGCCAACGAGGCGGGCATCGCCTACGGTCTCGTCTACCACTACTTCGACAGCAAGGAAGACCTGCTGTTATCGATCTTCGAGACCCGCTGGGAGAACTTCCTGTCCGCCATAAAGAGGGTGATCGAGACCGAAGACGACCCGAGGGAGATGGTCAGGGGGCTTATCTCGTTTTTGTTTCATTCGTATAAAAACAATCCGAGGATGATCGAGGTCATGATCATAGACGTCGTCAAGGCCTCCCGGTTCTTCAGCGGGGAGAACGTCCGCCACTTCAAGGACGCCTTCGATCTCATCACGAAGATAGTGGAGATAGGCCAGAGCCGGGGCAAGTTCAACGCCGACATCGACCCGACGCTGGCCGCCTACGCCATATATGGATCGGTTGAGAGGATAATGCTGAAGTGGATCGTGGACGGCGTGAGGTCGATTACGGCCGAAGATGCGAAGAGGGCGACCGACATGCTGACCGCCACGCTCCTTAACGGGCTCTCGGTCTGCCCCGCCGAGAAATGA
- a CDS encoding formate acetyltransferase codes for MARHAITAGAQIEPVGIEQYKSEKRSDRFARIKENILSSKMHLCTERAWLITEYFKKYDDPKEPMIIRKAKAIRHLLRNKSAKIFDDELIVGNVGSHRKSAIIQPELSGVFVNQELLWIDKRETTPFQIPWSERLKFIFRIIPYWLTRNMIIRSFFPGRIGHFLRYVVDQLSPTFYLINVAGGIGHFLPNYEKMVKIGIEGYLKEMEGMDGDLHRACRIVSEGLVDFAENLAIEAERQAAEEMDETRIFELHEIARILRKVPREGAETFHEAVQSLWLSHLTVCLEGINSAVSLSRVDQYLYPYYRRDMAEGRITREKAVEFLLCFSAKATEHVFHLSETISKCHGGYLVAQAAVVGGMDRNGNDAVNELTYVFLDVMERSGLRDPNYHARTHKGSPKEYVRRAVEVARKGNGVPGIFSDEAVISSLLHHGYLLEDARDYGIVGCVEPSIPGKSFLSTDTALFNLPMCLIFALNRGRTLKRRGKKVGADTPPPETFTTIEDVIGAFREQVEHMVLRMVKDLEVIDGGNRDFHPTPFSSMLVDGCIESGLDITAGGAIYNGSGVQGVGVADVADSLAAIKDAVFDRKICRLPELVTAMRDDFRSNPKLRVELLKTPKYGNDQKLPDEYADLVANIYHDVVSRYKNVRGGQYVPGFYSSTTHASFGEKTPALPSGRLKGMPFGASLSPANGMDKCGPTALLNSVSRVDAKLAANGYATNLKFDPGTLSGERGVEILGALTRGFFESGGMELQINVLDADTLLDARKNPGKYPGLVVRVAGYCAYFDDLPNIVKDEIIARTRLSLH; via the coding sequence ATGGCCAGACACGCTATTACCGCGGGCGCACAGATTGAACCCGTAGGAATTGAACAATACAAAAGCGAGAAAAGATCGGATCGCTTTGCCCGCATAAAGGAAAATATCCTGTCAAGTAAAATGCATCTCTGCACCGAGCGCGCCTGGCTCATCACTGAATATTTCAAAAAATACGACGATCCGAAGGAGCCGATGATAATAAGGAAGGCGAAGGCTATAAGACACCTCCTTCGCAACAAGTCGGCCAAGATATTCGACGACGAATTGATAGTCGGAAACGTGGGCAGCCACAGGAAGTCCGCCATAATCCAGCCGGAGCTCTCGGGGGTCTTCGTAAACCAGGAGCTGCTCTGGATAGACAAGAGAGAGACGACCCCCTTTCAAATACCGTGGTCGGAGAGGCTCAAGTTCATCTTCCGGATAATTCCCTACTGGCTTACCCGAAACATGATAATCAGGTCGTTTTTCCCGGGAAGGATCGGCCACTTTTTGCGCTATGTGGTGGATCAGCTCTCCCCCACCTTCTACCTGATAAACGTCGCCGGCGGGATAGGCCACTTCCTCCCCAACTACGAGAAGATGGTCAAGATCGGCATAGAAGGCTACCTCAAGGAGATGGAGGGGATGGACGGCGACCTCCACAGGGCGTGCCGGATAGTCTCCGAGGGGCTTGTCGATTTTGCGGAAAACCTCGCCATAGAGGCGGAGAGACAAGCCGCCGAAGAGATGGACGAGACAAGGATTTTCGAGCTTCACGAGATCGCCCGAATATTGAGAAAGGTGCCCAGGGAGGGGGCCGAGACGTTCCATGAGGCGGTGCAGTCGTTGTGGCTGTCACATCTTACCGTCTGCCTCGAGGGGATAAACTCCGCCGTCTCCCTGAGCAGAGTCGACCAGTACCTCTACCCCTATTACAGGCGCGACATGGCGGAGGGGAGGATTACCAGAGAAAAAGCCGTGGAATTCCTCCTCTGCTTCTCGGCAAAGGCCACCGAGCACGTCTTCCACCTCTCGGAGACGATCAGCAAGTGTCACGGCGGCTACCTCGTAGCCCAGGCGGCCGTCGTCGGGGGAATGGACAGAAACGGCAATGACGCAGTCAACGAACTCACCTATGTCTTCCTCGACGTGATGGAGCGATCGGGACTTCGCGACCCGAACTACCACGCCCGCACCCACAAAGGCTCCCCCAAAGAATACGTCAGGCGGGCGGTGGAAGTTGCGAGAAAGGGAAACGGCGTCCCGGGCATCTTCAGCGACGAGGCGGTCATATCGTCCCTTCTCCATCACGGCTACCTCCTCGAGGACGCAAGGGACTACGGGATCGTGGGGTGCGTGGAGCCGTCAATTCCGGGAAAGAGCTTTCTCTCCACGGACACAGCCCTCTTCAACCTCCCCATGTGCCTCATCTTTGCGCTGAACAGGGGCAGGACGCTGAAACGGCGGGGAAAGAAGGTCGGCGCCGACACCCCGCCCCCGGAGACCTTTACCACGATAGAAGATGTCATTGGCGCCTTCCGGGAGCAGGTGGAGCACATGGTCTTGAGGATGGTCAAGGACCTCGAGGTTATCGACGGCGGAAACCGGGACTTTCACCCCACCCCCTTCTCGTCGATGTTGGTGGACGGCTGCATCGAGTCGGGACTGGACATAACCGCGGGCGGCGCCATCTACAACGGGAGCGGAGTCCAGGGCGTGGGCGTGGCCGACGTGGCGGATTCGCTTGCCGCCATAAAGGATGCCGTCTTCGACAGGAAGATATGCAGACTTCCGGAGTTAGTTACGGCGATGAGGGACGACTTCAGGTCGAACCCGAAGCTGAGGGTCGAGCTTCTCAAGACGCCTAAATACGGAAACGACCAAAAGCTCCCGGACGAATACGCCGATCTCGTTGCCAATATCTACCACGATGTGGTATCCCGATACAAGAACGTCAGGGGGGGACAATATGTCCCCGGCTTCTACTCCTCCACGACCCATGCCTCCTTCGGCGAGAAGACCCCCGCCCTCCCCAGCGGGAGGCTCAAGGGGATGCCCTTCGGTGCGAGCCTTTCCCCCGCGAACGGGATGGACAAATGCGGCCCAACGGCGCTTTTGAACTCCGTTTCCAGGGTGGACGCGAAGCTCGCCGCCAACGGCTACGCCACAAACCTCAAGTTCGATCCCGGAACTCTTTCCGGGGAGAGGGGAGTCGAGATCCTGGGGGCGCTCACAAGGGGCTTCTTCGAGTCCGGCGGGATGGAGCTGCAGATCAACGTCCTCGACGCCGATACGCTCTTGGACGCCCGTAAAAACCCGGGGAAATATCCGGGCCTGGTCGTCCGCGTCGCCGGTTACTGCGCCTACTTCGACGATCTCCCCAACATCGTCAAAGACGAGATCATCGCGAGGACCCGCCTGAGCCTCCATTAG
- a CDS encoding DUF2202 domain-containing protein, translating to MKGFTKPALIAAVIAGISCVVFFAPSLKAQDNVTTVVDAKIATIEITELTAEEAKGILFMREEEKLARDVYRAIYDKWGIRIFSSITASEQTHMDALEKIIKRYGLKDPVSDDVPGVFKNDMLADLYTELIDKAGKSLNDALIVGAQIEELDIADLKKWIEATDNDDVRILYQNLMKGSRNHLRSFNRQVERAGVKYTPAYLNADLFNRIVTSPRERGAILDPDYTF from the coding sequence ATGAAAGGATTTACCAAGCCGGCCCTGATAGCTGCCGTCATCGCGGGGATCTCCTGCGTGGTTTTTTTCGCCCCCTCATTAAAGGCCCAGGACAATGTCACCACCGTAGTCGACGCAAAGATCGCCACCATCGAGATCACCGAGCTGACCGCCGAAGAGGCAAAAGGAATCCTCTTCATGCGCGAGGAGGAGAAGCTGGCGAGGGACGTCTACCGGGCGATATACGACAAATGGGGAATAAGGATATTCAGCAGTATCACGGCAAGCGAGCAGACCCACATGGACGCACTGGAAAAGATAATCAAACGCTACGGTCTTAAAGATCCGGTCTCCGATGACGTCCCGGGCGTTTTCAAAAACGATATGCTTGCAGATCTCTACACGGAGCTTATCGACAAGGCCGGAAAATCTCTAAACGACGCCCTTATCGTCGGGGCGCAGATCGAGGAGCTGGACATCGCCGACCTCAAAAAGTGGATCGAGGCGACCGACAACGACGACGTAAGGATCCTCTACCAGAACCTGATGAAGGGCTCAAGAAACCACCTGAGGTCGTTTAACAGGCAGGTCGAGCGGGCCGGGGTCAAGTACACCCCCGCCTATCTCAACGCCGATCTCTTCAACCGGATAGTCACGAGCCCCCGGGAGAGGGGCGCTATATTAGATCCCGATTACACCTTTTGA